Proteins co-encoded in one Acidobacteriota bacterium genomic window:
- a CDS encoding DUF2752 domain-containing protein has protein sequence MQAEQNIPAIDLSPMTERIVAGLGAVVMVAGSGAVAYFDPAKASLFPVCPLFALTGCACPGCGLTRGFHALFRGDIITALDFNALIPLWALICGWVTVSLVLLAIRGRGLYMWPTRPKFMYAFMVVLVTFGVLRNIPAWPLTILFP, from the coding sequence ATGCAGGCTGAACAGAACATTCCAGCGATCGATCTCAGTCCGATGACCGAGCGAATAGTCGCGGGCCTCGGGGCCGTTGTTATGGTTGCTGGATCGGGAGCGGTCGCGTATTTTGACCCAGCCAAAGCTAGTCTTTTTCCCGTTTGTCCGCTGTTCGCATTAACGGGCTGTGCGTGTCCTGGATGCGGATTGACGCGCGGGTTTCACGCATTATTTCGCGGCGATATCATCACGGCCCTCGATTTTAATGCATTGATCCCGTTATGGGCTTTGATCTGTGGTTGGGTGACGGTTTCGCTTGTCTTACTGGCAATTCGCGGCCGTGGACTCTACATGTGGCCGACCCGGCCTAAGTTCATGTACGCTTTTATGGTCGTCCTGGTGACATTTGGCGTATTGAGAAACATTCCTGCGTGGCCGCTGACGATCCTTTTTCCTTGA
- the hfq gene encoding RNA chaperone Hfq: MEKQAAQNIQDAFLNSARRERITVVIHLLQGATVSGRIKSFDKFSVLLDVGGPDVLIFKHAISSISQERRPAPEHHSA; encoded by the coding sequence ATGGAAAAGCAGGCTGCCCAGAACATTCAGGATGCCTTTCTAAACTCAGCTCGCCGCGAGCGGATAACGGTCGTAATTCATCTCCTTCAGGGGGCTACCGTTTCCGGGCGCATTAAGAGCTTTGATAAATTTTCGGTCTTGCTGGACGTCGGCGGCCCTGATGTATTGATCTTCAAGCATGCGATCTCCTCGATATCGCAGGAGCGGCGGCCCGCACCTGAACACCATTCGGCTTGA
- the rseP gene encoding RIP metalloprotease RseP → MPDILIAVLAIVFVLGVAINIHEFGHFIVAKIFGMRVEAYSFFGLGPRLFGVKIGHTDYRVSAIPLGAYVKLYGDDGAGPLEAKDSTAEPVPDSELYELRPRWQKFFVMIGGPFMNIVLALAIPFTLNLMYGIPANPAPIVGFVKTDGAAAKAGLQAGDRIVSFDGIENPSWDRIQDDALLIPEKEVLIAVERNGQRKDLKITPSKVTENGQSGGFLDMAPDAGTEPVIVGSIDSTMPAGASGLQKGDWITSVNEKAIRNSQEMKILVGEAKDQPIKLVVNRNGQRSEITTSAVQKDGEWRIGIGFDSSLMVTREPVGVVGAFSEAVNQNLRILRLTGKALGQVGTGERSARDTVSGPIGIGQVIVTTVFASGFFGLLSVLMYISLSLGVMNLLPIPMLDGGQIMVLGIEKVMSWFGKTLSMAAKERIQLSGLAIVLLLMVTVIFFDVSRLIGR, encoded by the coding sequence ATGCCAGATATTCTGATCGCAGTTTTAGCTATAGTTTTCGTCCTCGGTGTTGCCATAAACATCCACGAGTTCGGCCATTTCATCGTGGCCAAGATCTTTGGGATGCGGGTCGAGGCATATTCTTTCTTTGGTTTGGGGCCGCGTTTATTCGGGGTCAAGATCGGCCACACGGATTACCGAGTGTCGGCGATCCCGCTTGGAGCTTATGTAAAACTCTATGGCGATGACGGAGCCGGGCCGCTTGAGGCTAAAGATAGCACGGCAGAACCAGTTCCGGATTCTGAGCTATACGAACTGCGTCCGCGTTGGCAAAAGTTCTTTGTGATGATCGGCGGACCGTTCATGAATATCGTGCTGGCTCTTGCAATACCGTTCACGTTGAACCTGATGTACGGAATCCCGGCTAATCCCGCTCCGATCGTCGGATTTGTTAAGACTGACGGTGCAGCGGCAAAAGCCGGACTTCAGGCGGGCGACCGAATCGTGAGTTTTGACGGCATCGAAAATCCCTCGTGGGACCGCATTCAGGACGATGCACTGCTCATCCCGGAAAAAGAAGTCTTGATAGCAGTTGAACGTAATGGACAGCGCAAAGATCTCAAGATCACCCCCTCGAAAGTAACTGAAAATGGCCAATCGGGCGGTTTTCTCGATATGGCACCTGATGCGGGAACTGAACCCGTAATTGTCGGCTCGATCGATTCGACGATGCCGGCTGGAGCGTCAGGGCTGCAAAAGGGCGACTGGATCACTTCGGTCAACGAAAAAGCCATTCGCAACAGCCAGGAGATGAAGATCCTGGTCGGCGAAGCGAAAGATCAGCCGATCAAGCTCGTCGTAAACCGCAACGGTCAACGCAGCGAGATCACGACCAGCGCTGTCCAGAAGGACGGCGAATGGCGTATCGGCATCGGTTTCGACTCGTCTCTAATGGTGACGCGAGAACCGGTCGGCGTTGTCGGAGCGTTTAGCGAAGCGGTCAATCAAAACCTGCGAATTTTACGTCTCACCGGCAAAGCCCTCGGTCAGGTTGGAACGGGCGAACGCTCGGCGCGCGACACAGTTTCGGGCCCGATCGGAATCGGCCAAGTCATTGTAACGACAGTTTTTGCGAGCGGATTTTTCGGGCTGCTTTCGGTTTTGATGTACATATCACTTAGCCTTGGCGTGATGAACCTGCTGCCTATTCCGATGCTCGATGGCGGACAGATCATGGTTCTCGGTATCGAGAAAGTAATGTCCTGGTTCGGTAAAACCCTGTCGATGGCGGCGAAAGAGAGAATCCAGCTAAGCGGCCTCGCGATCGTCCTGTTGCTGATGGTGACGGTTATTTTCTTTGACGTATCTAGGTTGATCGGAAGATAG
- a CDS encoding dTMP kinase has product MNGKFITFEGIDGSGKSTQLKMLEAVLRNNGVDLVITREPGGTALGRALREAFLETTEQVAPMAELLSFAADRAQHVEFLIKPAIANGRVVISDRYADATFAYQGAGRGFPEDKVQQVIDLATGGLKPDLTLFFDIDVSEAINRMAARDESHAKRNRMDDETAEFYTRVRNSYLGIAEREPDRFKVVDASGSIEKIHEKVKLIVNNMLAQ; this is encoded by the coding sequence TTGAACGGCAAATTCATTACCTTTGAGGGCATCGACGGCAGCGGCAAATCGACACAGTTGAAAATGCTGGAGGCTGTTCTACGCAATAACGGCGTTGACCTCGTCATCACCCGCGAACCCGGCGGTACCGCACTCGGCAGAGCCTTGCGTGAAGCATTCCTCGAGACAACCGAACAAGTCGCACCAATGGCCGAGCTGCTGTCATTTGCCGCTGACCGGGCCCAACACGTCGAATTTCTTATAAAACCCGCGATCGCAAATGGCCGCGTTGTCATCTCAGATCGCTATGCGGACGCGACATTCGCATATCAGGGAGCCGGCCGCGGATTTCCGGAAGATAAAGTTCAACAAGTCATCGACCTTGCCACCGGTGGCCTAAAACCCGATCTCACTCTCTTTTTCGACATCGACGTTAGCGAAGCCATCAACCGCATGGCCGCTCGCGACGAATCCCACGCCAAACGCAACCGAATGGACGACGAGACCGCCGAGTTTTATACTCGGGTAAGGAATTCATACCTCGGTATCGCGGAGCGCGAGCCTGATAGGTTTAAGGTCGTGGATGCTTCCGGATCTATCGAAAAGATCCATGAGAAAGTGAAATTGATCGTCAACAATATGTTGGCCCAATAG
- the sulP gene encoding sulfate permease — MYRKLEPKLITVLREGYTLKQFQGDLLGGLTVGVVALPLAIALAIASGVKPEQGLYTAIFAGFVIAVLGGSRAQISGPTGAFIVIVYGIVQKYGYDGLVVATLIAGVLLIIMGLARMGAFLKFVPYPVVIGFTSGIALIIFSSQVSDFLGLKIDKVPADFVEKWIEYVRHAATIDPYTIAVGAASLLIIILWPKVTHRVPGPLIAILVVTFVVQYFQIPVATIESRFGGVPNTLPMPHFPVVTWAMVQDMFSPAITIAILAGLESLLAAVVADGMMGTRHRSNMELIAQGAGNIVSVMFGGVPATGAIARTATNIKSGGTTPVSAIIHCVFLLLVLLFIGKWAAMIPMATLAAILIVVAYNMSEWREFKHLLSSPRGDIAVLLATFFLTVFIELTVAIQVGILLAAFLFLQKMSTETHVDLITENLKEDEEFRGRDMAGIEIPKGVEVFEIYGSLFFGAVRQFKESIRIVATKPKVLVLRMRQVPTIDASGVHVLEELANEAAGNGQVLVFSGVSRGVYRIMRKSGFVERVGRKNFTRDIFAALELSKTYLDAADIERTR; from the coding sequence ATGTACCGCAAACTCGAACCGAAGCTCATAACTGTTTTACGCGAGGGATACACGCTGAAACAGTTTCAGGGCGATCTTTTGGGCGGTTTGACGGTTGGGGTTGTGGCATTGCCGCTGGCTATCGCCCTCGCGATAGCGTCCGGCGTTAAGCCGGAGCAAGGGCTTTATACGGCGATCTTTGCGGGATTCGTGATCGCTGTACTCGGCGGATCGCGTGCGCAGATCAGCGGGCCGACCGGTGCGTTCATCGTCATCGTTTACGGCATCGTACAGAAATACGGCTACGACGGCCTGGTTGTAGCGACGCTGATCGCGGGCGTTTTACTGATAATTATGGGGCTCGCCCGAATGGGAGCCTTTCTCAAATTCGTCCCATATCCCGTCGTTATCGGATTTACATCGGGCATTGCTCTCATCATTTTTTCGTCACAAGTCAGCGATTTTCTCGGGCTGAAGATCGACAAAGTTCCGGCTGATTTTGTCGAAAAATGGATCGAATACGTTCGTCACGCTGCAACGATCGATCCATACACGATCGCGGTTGGAGCGGCTTCATTATTGATCATCATTCTATGGCCGAAGGTGACGCACCGCGTGCCCGGGCCACTGATCGCGATCCTCGTGGTGACGTTCGTGGTCCAGTATTTTCAAATACCGGTCGCGACGATCGAATCCCGATTTGGCGGTGTTCCGAACACATTGCCGATGCCGCATTTTCCGGTCGTGACATGGGCGATGGTCCAGGACATGTTCTCGCCGGCGATCACGATCGCGATACTTGCGGGCCTCGAATCTCTCCTTGCGGCTGTGGTCGCTGACGGAATGATGGGAACGCGCCATCGTTCGAACATGGAGCTTATCGCCCAAGGCGCGGGCAATATCGTCTCTGTGATGTTCGGCGGAGTTCCGGCAACCGGGGCAATTGCCCGAACCGCCACAAACATCAAGAGCGGCGGAACGACGCCCGTCTCGGCGATCATACACTGCGTATTTCTGCTCCTTGTGCTTCTGTTCATTGGCAAGTGGGCAGCGATGATCCCGATGGCCACGCTCGCGGCGATCCTGATCGTTGTCGCCTATAACATGAGCGAATGGCGGGAATTCAAGCATTTGCTCAGCAGTCCCCGAGGCGATATTGCCGTCCTGTTGGCAACTTTCTTTCTAACGGTATTCATTGAATTGACGGTCGCGATCCAGGTCGGGATACTTCTCGCTGCTTTCCTATTCCTTCAAAAGATGTCGACCGAAACGCACGTCGACCTGATAACTGAGAATCTAAAAGAGGATGAGGAGTTTCGGGGACGTGACATGGCGGGAATCGAGATCCCGAAGGGTGTTGAAGTCTTTGAGATCTATGGATCGTTATTTTTTGGTGCTGTCAGGCAATTCAAGGAGTCGATCCGTATAGTCGCGACGAAGCCTAAGGTTCTCGTCCTCAGGATGCGACAAGTCCCGACCATCGACGCGAGTGGCGTTCATGTTCTTGAAGAGCTGGCGAACGAGGCCGCCGGAAATGGCCAGGTGCTGGTATTTTCAGGGGTTTCCCGCGGCGTCTACAGAATAATGCGAAAGAGCGGATTCGTCGAAAGGGTCGGCAGAAAGAACTTTACACGCGACATATTTGCAGCACTGGAACTGTCCAAAACATATCTTGATGCGGCGGATATTGAGAGAACAAGATGA
- a CDS encoding DNA polymerase III subunit delta' produces the protein MFKNLVGNEHVKQTLRHLIAKGRVPNSMLLAGDEGIGKRQFAIELCRSLICQDLTDGEACGDCPACRRAGTFAFPKPDDKDAHKRVIFSDHPDVGMVIAYNRNISVDAIRHLESEANFRPYEAQSRFFIIDNADKMNDPSANALLKTLEEPPAGSHIFLVTSRADSMLPTIRSRCQMLRFAPVGTDEIEKYLIADRAFTHDEAKLAARLSRGSTGRAVAINIEKFRQRRDRMLAVVTNALETSDRAALLRISEEINDAKNKDTFEESIDVLASLLHDVWTLRVSGDDLRVVNSDLSDRLGGLARRPEADNIPSWLADIDTMRENFAVNINRKIAADALFVSMASN, from the coding sequence ATGTTCAAAAATCTCGTCGGAAACGAACACGTCAAACAAACCCTGCGGCATCTGATCGCCAAGGGACGTGTGCCGAATTCCATGCTGCTTGCTGGCGACGAGGGAATCGGTAAGCGGCAATTCGCGATCGAGCTGTGCCGTTCGCTGATCTGCCAAGATCTTACCGATGGTGAGGCGTGCGGTGACTGTCCGGCGTGCCGCCGTGCCGGAACCTTCGCCTTCCCCAAACCCGACGACAAAGACGCCCACAAACGCGTCATTTTCTCAGATCACCCCGACGTCGGAATGGTCATCGCCTACAACCGAAACATCTCAGTCGACGCGATCCGCCATCTTGAATCCGAAGCCAACTTTCGCCCGTACGAAGCTCAATCCCGGTTCTTCATCATCGATAATGCCGACAAGATGAACGATCCGTCGGCAAATGCCCTGCTCAAAACGTTGGAGGAGCCGCCTGCAGGATCGCATATCTTCCTTGTTACCTCACGAGCCGATTCTATGCTGCCGACCATACGTTCTCGCTGCCAGATGCTAAGATTCGCTCCGGTTGGCACCGATGAGATCGAAAAATACCTGATCGCCGACCGTGCCTTCACCCACGACGAAGCCAAACTCGCCGCCCGGCTTTCACGCGGCAGCACTGGCAGAGCCGTCGCGATAAATATCGAGAAATTTCGCCAAAGGCGCGACCGCATGCTCGCAGTTGTGACTAATGCTCTGGAAACGAGCGACCGTGCGGCTCTGCTTCGCATCTCAGAAGAGATTAATGACGCTAAGAATAAGGATACCTTCGAAGAAAGTATCGACGTTCTCGCATCGCTTCTCCACGACGTATGGACGCTGCGTGTCAGCGGCGATGATCTGCGAGTGGTTAACTCCGATCTGTCTGATCGTCTCGGTGGCCTCGCTCGCCGGCCGGAAGCAGACAACATCCCCTCGTGGCTTGCCGACATCGACACGATGCGAGAGAATTTTGCTGTCAATATCAATCGGAAGATCGCCGCGGACGCACTATTCGTTTCGATGGCGTCTAATTAA
- a CDS encoding 1-deoxy-D-xylulose-5-phosphate reductoisomerase has protein sequence MKPISILGSTGSIGCNTLQVIEHLGDFRVVAMAAGRNILKFAEQIARFQPELVSCQDAASADQLKLEIGRIGGRIPQIEVGDDGLVSVATHPDSETAVSAIVGAVGLVPTLRAIEAGKRVAIANKETLVIAGELMTAAAARSGAEILPVDSEHNAIHQCLRGEDPTEVKRLILTASGGPFRTKTREEIEDATRDEALNHPNWKMGEKITIDSATLMNKGLEVIEAKWLFGFEADQISVVVHPQSVVHSMVEMIDGSIIAQMGVTDMKHAIQYALTYPSRQQNCTPPLDLATLSRLDFEEPDLDRFPCLGLAYSALRTGGTMPAVLNGANEIAVQAFLDGNIRLSEIAAINRAVMDEHEARPADSLEAILETDTWARSRAIMKLSKTVAAN, from the coding sequence ATGAAGCCAATCTCAATTCTAGGCTCCACCGGTTCGATCGGCTGCAATACCCTCCAAGTTATCGAACATTTAGGCGACTTTCGCGTAGTGGCGATGGCCGCCGGGCGCAATATACTCAAATTTGCCGAGCAGATCGCGAGGTTTCAGCCGGAACTTGTATCCTGCCAGGACGCGGCATCCGCCGATCAGCTCAAATTGGAAATTGGACGGATCGGAGGCCGTATACCGCAGATCGAAGTTGGTGATGACGGGCTCGTTTCGGTAGCCACCCATCCTGACTCTGAGACAGCAGTTTCCGCAATTGTCGGGGCCGTCGGTCTCGTTCCGACGCTGCGGGCGATCGAGGCCGGAAAGCGAGTAGCTATAGCCAATAAAGAAACCCTGGTGATCGCCGGAGAGCTAATGACCGCCGCTGCCGCGCGTTCCGGTGCGGAGATCCTCCCGGTCGACAGCGAACACAATGCCATTCACCAATGCCTGCGGGGCGAAGATCCAACAGAGGTGAAACGCCTCATCCTGACCGCATCCGGCGGGCCTTTTCGTACGAAAACCAGAGAAGAAATAGAAGACGCCACGCGCGACGAAGCTCTCAATCACCCGAATTGGAAAATGGGCGAGAAGATCACGATCGACTCGGCGACACTGATGAACAAAGGCTTGGAAGTCATTGAGGCTAAATGGCTTTTTGGCTTTGAGGCAGATCAGATCTCGGTGGTCGTGCATCCGCAATCCGTGGTTCATTCGATGGTCGAAATGATCGACGGCTCGATCATTGCTCAGATGGGCGTTACCGACATGAAGCATGCCATTCAATATGCTCTAACATATCCGTCTCGCCAGCAAAACTGCACGCCGCCGCTCGATCTCGCGACGCTGAGCCGCCTAGATTTCGAAGAGCCCGATCTCGATCGTTTCCCATGCCTCGGTCTCGCGTATTCGGCGCTTCGAACCGGCGGTACGATGCCCGCAGTTCTTAATGGAGCGAACGAGATAGCCGTTCAGGCCTTTCTCGATGGCAATATCAGGCTTAGTGAGATCGCCGCGATCAACCGAGCGGTGATGGATGAACACGAAGCTCGGCCTGCCGACAGCCTCGAGGCGATCTTGGAAACTGACACATGGGCCCGCTCACGCGCTATAATGAAACTCAGTAAAACGGTGGCAGCTAACTGA
- a CDS encoding ATP phosphoribosyltransferase regulatory subunit produces MASTKAVTGIRDVEKRDHVTSVIKEICERYGFERLESGASFQVNIGSDDSSIEANAILAVNETLERLGVQNFAIYLSHSDVLASILETVRVPAKLRQKTFAAIRGFSKFNIEGFVAELQEAGVSENASTVLAELFLTTDEILNQERDINQTVVSNLLNIVNIDTLTELGAILRSTGRKPVFIDPALPCESPFDEGIVIETRTSGLDVLGEGGCIVRSDDETVFAFSFDIENIVELMAS; encoded by the coding sequence ATGGCAAGTACCAAAGCAGTCACTGGGATTCGTGATGTTGAAAAACGCGATCACGTGACGAGCGTTATTAAGGAAATTTGCGAGCGCTACGGTTTCGAACGACTTGAAAGCGGCGCTTCATTCCAGGTGAATATCGGCAGTGACGACAGTTCGATCGAGGCGAACGCGATACTTGCGGTGAATGAGACGCTTGAGCGGTTGGGCGTGCAGAATTTTGCGATCTATCTTAGTCACAGTGACGTGTTGGCGAGCATATTGGAGACGGTTCGCGTTCCCGCGAAACTGCGGCAGAAGACCTTTGCTGCTATTCGTGGCTTTAGCAAATTCAACATCGAGGGCTTTGTGGCGGAATTGCAGGAGGCCGGCGTTTCCGAAAATGCCTCGACCGTCCTTGCCGAGCTTTTCCTGACGACTGATGAGATCCTTAATCAGGAACGCGACATTAACCAAACCGTCGTCAGCAATTTGCTGAATATCGTTAACATCGACACGCTGACCGAGCTTGGCGCGATTCTTCGGTCGACGGGACGAAAGCCGGTCTTTATCGATCCGGCGTTGCCCTGCGAGTCGCCGTTTGACGAGGGAATTGTGATCGAAACCCGAACGTCCGGGCTGGATGTTCTCGGCGAGGGCGGCTGCATTGTCAGGTCGGACGATGAAACCGTCTTCGCGTTCTCGTTCGACATCGAAAACATCGTCGAACTGATGGCATCGTGA
- a CDS encoding DUF1572 family protein yields MTEIIRNYHSDAIQSFANYKKLAERAIEQVSDEDFFALIDPEANSIALIVKHIAGNLRSRWTDFLTTDGEKDFRDRDSEFELTGDSRESLMAFWESGWKVLFDNIEPLTVEDFSRKVTIRGEPHSICEALNRQMTHYAYHIGQIVFLAKHFRSSEWRTLSVPKNRSSEFNQFLADKQAAGELKLNRMEAPQDFVQRQDRKNMS; encoded by the coding sequence ATGACCGAAATTATCAGGAATTATCACTCAGACGCGATCCAATCGTTCGCAAACTATAAAAAATTGGCCGAGCGGGCGATCGAGCAGGTCAGCGATGAAGATTTCTTTGCCTTGATCGATCCTGAGGCGAACTCGATCGCGCTGATCGTGAAGCACATAGCCGGCAATTTGAGATCGCGTTGGACCGATTTTTTGACGACAGATGGTGAGAAAGACTTTCGCGATCGCGATTCCGAATTTGAGCTGACCGGTGATAGCCGCGAATCGCTGATGGCGTTTTGGGAATCAGGCTGGAAGGTTTTGTTCGATAACATCGAGCCGCTGACGGTGGAAGATTTTTCGCGAAAGGTAACGATCCGCGGCGAACCGCACTCGATCTGCGAGGCGTTGAACCGGCAGATGACGCATTATGCGTATCACATCGGGCAGATCGTTTTCCTGGCCAAACACTTTCGCTCGTCAGAATGGCGGACGCTTAGTGTTCCGAAAAACAGATCATCGGAATTCAATCAGTTTCTCGCCGACAAACAGGCCGCAGGCGAACTGAAGCTAAACCGGATGGAAGCTCCGCAGGATTTTGTTCAGAGGCAGGATAGAAAGAATATGAGCTGA
- the hisS gene encoding histidine--tRNA ligase yields the protein MASTNPARGMRDFLPADVRKRNYVIGIIKEVYESYGFEPLETPAVENIETLLGKYGEEGNQLVFKILKRGEKLRQETGDGRQELRESDLSDLALRYDLTVPLARVVANNKNDLPKFFKRYQIQPVWRADRPARGRFREFYQCDVDAIGSSSMVVEGELISAVSEILKKLGFDNFTIRLNDRRVLTDILDKAGVPGELHTEALVAIDKLDKIGADGVAAELNSRGVSDEAATMLMEIFAKTTEIHNQEKDINPTILANLINIVSNETLTEFGEILKYAEMSPILIDPSLARGLSYYTGAIMEISVPDLAGSLGGGGRYDGLIGMFGKEQIPACGFSLGLERILVVMEERGMFPPEIAESTPADVLVTIAGKETIGDSLKLASELRTAGVRTTVYPEADKLGKQFKYADSIKVPWVCVIGESEIAENTVTLKNLSTGEQNTYPRSEIASKII from the coding sequence ATGGCAAGTACAAACCCGGCCCGCGGAATGCGCGATTTCCTGCCCGCTGACGTCCGAAAACGCAACTACGTCATCGGCATCATCAAGGAAGTCTACGAATCCTACGGCTTTGAGCCTCTCGAAACGCCCGCTGTCGAAAACATCGAAACTTTATTAGGCAAATATGGAGAAGAAGGGAATCAGCTGGTCTTCAAAATACTGAAACGCGGCGAGAAGTTGAGACAGGAGACAGGAGACGGGAGACAGGAGCTTAGAGAATCCGACCTTTCCGATCTTGCCCTGCGGTACGATCTAACCGTTCCGCTCGCGCGTGTCGTTGCGAATAACAAGAACGATCTGCCAAAGTTTTTTAAGCGATATCAGATACAGCCTGTCTGGAGGGCTGATCGCCCGGCTCGCGGGCGTTTTAGGGAGTTTTATCAGTGTGATGTTGATGCGATCGGCTCGAGTTCGATGGTCGTCGAGGGGGAACTTATTTCGGCCGTCAGCGAAATTTTGAAGAAGCTAGGATTCGACAATTTCACGATCCGCCTCAACGACCGACGCGTATTGACCGACATTCTCGACAAAGCCGGAGTTCCCGGCGAGCTCCATACCGAGGCTCTCGTGGCAATAGATAAGCTCGACAAGATCGGTGCCGACGGCGTTGCGGCGGAATTGAACTCTCGCGGGGTCTCAGACGAGGCGGCGACGATGCTTATGGAGATCTTCGCGAAAACGACTGAGATCCATAATCAGGAAAAGGATATTAACCCCACGATTCTTGCCAACCTCATCAATATCGTTAGCAATGAAACACTAACTGAGTTTGGCGAGATACTGAAATACGCCGAGATGTCTCCGATCCTCATAGATCCGAGTCTTGCTCGAGGACTTTCGTATTACACCGGAGCGATCATGGAGATCAGCGTCCCCGATCTCGCTGGCAGTCTCGGCGGCGGTGGACGTTACGACGGTTTGATCGGCATGTTTGGCAAGGAACAGATCCCCGCTTGCGGGTTTTCGCTCGGCCTCGAGCGCATTTTAGTTGTGATGGAAGAACGCGGGATGTTCCCGCCTGAGATCGCTGAATCGACGCCGGCCGACGTGCTGGTGACGATCGCGGGCAAAGAAACTATCGGCGATTCGCTGAAACTTGCATCCGAACTTCGTACGGCTGGCGTCCGCACGACCGTCTATCCTGAAGCTGATAAGCTTGGTAAGCAGTTCAAGTATGCTGATTCAATAAAAGTGCCTTGGGTGTGCGTTATCGGCGAAAGCGAGATAGCTGAGAACACGGTGACGCTTAAGAACCTGAGCACCGGTGAACAGAATACATATCCGCGGTCTGAGATAGCATCCAAGATAATATGA
- the ispG gene encoding flavodoxin-dependent (E)-4-hydroxy-3-methylbut-2-enyl-diphosphate synthase: MKRVSRPVMVRDIQIGGGAPVVVQSMTKTDTTDVDGTIHQIEEMVTAGCEIVRIAVPDDDAAAAMYEIRKRTNVPIVADIHFHYKLALKALDAGIDKLRLNPGNIGSIDRVREVVRAAEARKVPIRIGVNGGSLEKDLLKKYGTATPEAMVESGMRHVRILEDLGFSDTIISLKASDVNRMVAAYRLMAEKVDYPLHLGVTEAGTPFGGTIKSAIGLGILLHEGIGDTIRVSLAAEPHEEVRVGWEILKSLELRKRGVTVVACPTCGRLDIDNFVEIVTEVERRLAHVEEPLHLSIMGCAVNGPGEAHDSQLGITFGRQVGMIFKDGVPMRKVAGADIVEEFVKEVEILRKEGAGAKSLLEAKPLVQIT, translated from the coding sequence ATGAAACGAGTTTCAAGACCAGTAATGGTTCGCGACATTCAGATCGGCGGTGGAGCACCGGTCGTGGTGCAGTCGATGACGAAGACCGACACGACTGACGTCGACGGAACTATCCATCAGATCGAGGAAATGGTCACGGCCGGCTGCGAGATCGTCCGAATTGCGGTGCCTGACGATGATGCGGCGGCGGCGATGTACGAGATACGCAAACGCACCAATGTGCCGATCGTCGCGGACATTCATTTTCATTACAAACTCGCGCTCAAAGCTCTTGACGCAGGAATCGATAAACTCCGTCTGAATCCCGGAAACATCGGGTCGATCGACCGCGTCCGTGAGGTCGTGCGCGCCGCGGAGGCTCGTAAAGTACCCATCCGCATTGGTGTTAACGGTGGTTCGCTCGAAAAAGACCTCCTCAAAAAATACGGCACTGCGACACCCGAGGCAATGGTTGAAAGCGGCATGCGCCATGTCCGCATTCTCGAAGATCTTGGCTTTTCCGACACGATCATCTCGCTCAAAGCGTCCGATGTAAACCGCATGGTCGCGGCGTACCGTTTGATGGCGGAAAAGGTCGATTATCCGCTGCATCTCGGCGTGACCGAGGCCGGAACGCCATTTGGCGGAACGATCAAGTCCGCGATCGGGCTTGGAATACTCCTTCACGAAGGGATTGGCGATACGATCCGTGTTTCTCTGGCGGCAGAACCACACGAGGAAGTTCGCGTGGGCTGGGAAATTCTCAAATCACTCGAACTCCGCAAACGCGGCGTCACAGTCGTTGCGTGTCCGACCTGCGGACGGCTCGATATCGATAATTTCGTCGAGATCGTTACCGAGGTCGAACGCCGCCTCGCCCACGTCGAGGAACCGCTCCATCTTTCAATAATGGGTTGTGCCGTCAACGGTCCCGGCGAAGCCCACGATTCGCAGCTCGGCATCACCTTCGGCCGCCAGGTCGGCATGATCTTCAAAGACGGCGTCCCGATGCGAAAGGTCGCTGGAGCTGACATCGTTGAGGAATTTGTAAAAGAGGTCGAAATTCTGAGAAAAGAAGGTGCGGGTGCGAAATCACTGCTCGAAGCGAAACCGCTAGTTCAGATCACTTAA